The proteins below are encoded in one region of Micromonospora yangpuensis:
- a CDS encoding metallopeptidase family protein: MDDVPVEMSRERFEELVGEALDEVPEELLGLMSNVVILVEDDSPPGEPELLGLYEGHALTDRGWDYAGVLPDRIFIYRRPILRICDSDEDVVEEVAVTVVHEIAHHFGIDDERLHELGWG, encoded by the coding sequence ATGGACGACGTGCCCGTCGAGATGAGCCGAGAACGTTTCGAGGAACTGGTAGGTGAGGCGCTCGACGAGGTGCCCGAGGAACTGCTCGGGTTGATGAGCAACGTGGTGATCCTGGTGGAGGACGACTCGCCACCGGGCGAGCCGGAGCTGCTCGGCCTCTACGAGGGCCACGCCCTCACCGACCGGGGCTGGGACTACGCCGGGGTGCTGCCGGACCGGATCTTCATCTACCGCCGACCGATCCTGCGGATCTGCGACTCCGACGAAGACGTCGTCGAGGAGGTGGCGGTGACCGTGGTGCACGAGATCGCCCACCACTTCGGCATCGACGACGAGCGGCTGCACGAGCTGGGCTGGGGCTGA
- a CDS encoding ABC transporter ATP-binding protein — protein sequence MTEEHRALALRGLVKRFDSKVAVAGVDLDVPTGSFYGLLGPNGAGKTTTLSMAVGLLRPDGGQAQVLGYDVWTDPVRAKQLLGVMPDGVRLFDRLDGAELLAYHGLLRGMDPAVVDRRAAELLDVLALGDAGRTLVVDYSAGMKKKIGLACALLHGPRLLVLDEPFEAVDPVSAALIRDILHRYVTGGGTVVFSSHVMEVVERLCSHVAILADGVIKRVGTIDEVRAGRALEDVFVEVVGGRTATGEELAWLSR from the coding sequence ATGACTGAGGAGCACCGGGCGCTCGCGCTGCGCGGGCTGGTCAAGCGGTTCGACAGCAAGGTGGCGGTCGCCGGCGTCGACCTGGACGTGCCGACCGGGTCGTTCTACGGCCTGCTCGGCCCGAACGGCGCGGGCAAGACCACCACCCTGTCGATGGCCGTCGGCCTGCTGCGCCCCGACGGTGGCCAGGCCCAGGTGCTCGGGTACGACGTCTGGACCGACCCGGTACGCGCCAAGCAACTACTCGGCGTGATGCCCGACGGGGTACGCCTCTTCGACCGGCTCGACGGGGCGGAGCTGCTGGCGTACCACGGCTTGTTGCGCGGCATGGACCCGGCGGTGGTGGACCGGCGCGCGGCCGAGCTGCTGGACGTCCTCGCGCTCGGCGACGCCGGCCGGACGCTGGTGGTCGACTACTCGGCCGGCATGAAGAAGAAGATCGGCCTGGCCTGCGCGCTGCTGCACGGCCCCCGGCTGCTGGTACTGGACGAGCCGTTCGAGGCGGTCGACCCGGTCTCCGCCGCGCTGATCCGCGACATCCTGCACCGGTACGTCACCGGTGGCGGGACGGTGGTCTTCTCCAGCCACGTCATGGAGGTCGTCGAGCGGCTCTGCTCGCACGTGGCGATCCTCGCCGACGGGGTGATCAAGCGGGTCGGCACCATCGACGAGGTACGCGCCGGCCGGGCGCTGGAGGACGTCTTCGTCGAGGTGGTCGGTGGTCGGACCGCGACGGGTGAGGAGTTGGCGTGGCTGTCCCGGTGA
- a CDS encoding ABC transporter permease, translating to MAVPVTTPPVVAPTEHLRPVRARHFVRLKLRVTRNNLRGQSWRVALFVLGVFFGLWFAVGGFFLFAAPGLADGGRYAILAGALGGGLVTLGWLVLPLVFFGVDETLDPARFALLPLSRRTLVTGLCAAALVSVPMVAALVAFAGLVLTAGLLGGWAAAVVCVLGVLSGLLLCVAGSRALTSAFATMLRSRRVRDLAAVLLAVLAAMLAPIQLALTAALRDADWDRLLGIARVVGWTPLGAPWSAGIEVAEGRAWAAALKLLITGVSVAALLLWWSRSLESAMTGTASAGAAPARRGPAGTAVARLFPRPLGWLGRTRFGALVARECRYWWRDARRRANLITLVMVGIFVPVMINVGGAGFVFDSEQGFSSAGPTSPLTASVSMVFVGVLAAVTLANQFGFDGSAYAANVVAGVPGRVELQARMVAFSAYVVPLLGALSAVMVLVLGEPAWIGLTLGVLFATYGGGLAVNSFLSVLGAYSLPETSNPFAMNTGAGIARSMLTLVSMIVSAVVAIPMLVAAVLLGDAWYWFALPVGVAYGVGAAWLGAYLAGDVLDRRMPELLATVTPRR from the coding sequence GTGGCTGTCCCGGTGACCACCCCGCCGGTCGTCGCGCCCACCGAACACCTCCGGCCGGTCCGGGCCCGACACTTCGTCCGGCTGAAGCTGCGGGTGACCAGGAACAATCTCCGAGGCCAGAGCTGGCGCGTGGCGCTGTTCGTACTCGGGGTGTTCTTCGGTCTCTGGTTCGCGGTGGGTGGCTTCTTCCTGTTCGCCGCGCCCGGCCTGGCCGACGGCGGCCGGTACGCGATCCTGGCCGGTGCGCTCGGCGGCGGCCTGGTGACCCTGGGCTGGCTGGTCCTGCCGCTGGTCTTCTTCGGGGTGGACGAGACGCTCGACCCGGCCCGGTTCGCGCTGCTGCCGCTGAGCCGGCGGACCCTGGTCACCGGGCTCTGCGCCGCCGCCCTGGTCAGCGTGCCGATGGTGGCGGCGCTTGTCGCGTTCGCCGGGCTGGTGCTCACCGCCGGCCTGCTCGGCGGCTGGGCGGCGGCCGTGGTCTGCGTACTCGGGGTGCTCTCCGGGTTGTTGCTCTGCGTCGCCGGCAGTCGGGCGTTGACCAGCGCGTTCGCCACCATGCTCCGGTCCCGTCGGGTCCGTGACCTGGCGGCCGTCCTGCTCGCGGTGCTGGCGGCCATGCTCGCCCCGATCCAGCTCGCGCTCACCGCCGCGCTACGCGACGCGGACTGGGACCGGCTGCTGGGGATCGCCCGGGTGGTCGGCTGGACCCCGCTCGGCGCACCGTGGAGCGCCGGCATCGAGGTGGCCGAGGGACGGGCCTGGGCCGCCGCGCTGAAGTTGCTGATCACCGGGGTGAGCGTCGCGGCACTGTTGCTCTGGTGGTCCCGGTCGTTGGAGTCGGCGATGACCGGTACGGCCAGCGCCGGTGCCGCCCCGGCCCGCCGTGGCCCGGCCGGCACCGCCGTGGCCCGGCTGTTTCCCCGGCCGCTGGGCTGGCTCGGGCGGACCCGGTTCGGTGCGCTGGTGGCCCGCGAGTGCCGGTACTGGTGGCGGGACGCCCGCCGCCGGGCCAACCTGATCACCCTCGTGATGGTCGGGATCTTCGTGCCGGTGATGATCAACGTTGGCGGCGCCGGTTTCGTCTTCGACAGCGAGCAGGGGTTCAGCTCCGCCGGTCCGACCTCACCGCTGACGGCAAGCGTGTCGATGGTCTTCGTCGGGGTGCTGGCCGCGGTGACGCTCGCCAACCAGTTCGGTTTCGACGGCAGCGCGTACGCGGCGAACGTGGTCGCCGGGGTGCCCGGCCGGGTCGAGTTGCAGGCCCGGATGGTGGCCTTCTCGGCCTACGTGGTGCCGCTGCTGGGGGCGCTCTCGGCCGTCATGGTGCTGGTGCTGGGTGAGCCGGCCTGGATCGGCCTGACGTTGGGCGTCCTCTTCGCCACCTACGGCGGCGGGCTGGCGGTCAACTCCTTCCTGTCGGTGCTGGGCGCGTACTCGCTGCCGGAAACGAGCAACCCGTTCGCGATGAACACCGGCGCGGGGATCGCCCGCAGCATGCTCACCCTGGTGTCGATGATCGTCTCGGCGGTCGTGGCGATCCCGATGCTGGTCGCCGCCGTCCTGCTCGGCGACGCCTGGTACTGGTTCGCGCTACCGGTCGGCGTGGCGTACGGGGTGGGCGCGGCGTGGCTCGGCGCGTACCTGGCCGGAGACGTTCTGGACCGCCGGATGCCGGAGCTGCTCGCGACGGTGACCCCACGCCGCTGA
- a CDS encoding SRPBCC family protein, producing MPVVESVITVPVAPELAFAVSQTVAPVRYRWDPFVREQHFVDGATRPGKGVRTFTRSRHGLTMVSEYVSFAPPTNVGMKMIRGPWFFEMFAGGWRFAPGPEPDTTLATWRYSFRCRPAFLRPIADRVGVWLLGRDIRRRITGYAAGCADEQVLAAARESLSGPAQQPESHG from the coding sequence ATGCCTGTCGTCGAGTCGGTGATCACCGTTCCCGTGGCCCCCGAGCTGGCCTTCGCCGTGTCGCAGACGGTCGCGCCGGTGCGGTACCGCTGGGATCCCTTCGTCCGGGAACAGCACTTCGTCGACGGTGCCACCCGCCCCGGCAAGGGGGTGCGTACCTTCACCCGCTCCCGGCACGGGCTGACCATGGTCAGCGAGTACGTCTCCTTCGCCCCGCCGACCAACGTCGGGATGAAGATGATCCGGGGGCCGTGGTTCTTCGAGATGTTCGCCGGTGGCTGGCGGTTCGCCCCCGGCCCCGAACCGGACACCACGCTCGCCACCTGGCGGTACAGCTTCCGCTGCCGGCCGGCGTTCCTGCGCCCGATCGCCGACCGGGTCGGGGTCTGGCTGCTCGGCCGGGACATCCGCCGGAGAATCACCGGGTACGCCGCCGGCTGCGCCGACGAGCAGGTGCTCGCCGCCGCCCGGGAATCCCTCTCCGGGCCCGCTCAACAGCCGGAGAGTCACGGTTAG